A stretch of the Dyella telluris genome encodes the following:
- a CDS encoding SDR family oxidoreductase, translated as MNTSAHDFATTGRPRLQGKHALITGAGSGIGSAIAELFAREGADLALLDLTAAPAKAVGDALMKTTGRRMVAVGADVSSATQVDTAIAEAIDALGGLDILINCAGINVFGDPLQTTEQDWRRCLDTNLAGAWHCIRAALPTMLAAGYGHVVNIASVHGHKIIPGAFPYPVAKHGLIGLTRSLGIEYAARGIRVNSISPGLIMTPAAERYFQSCPDPEAERLRQAELLPCKRIGKPEEVAYAALFLASDEARFVNATDLLIDGGRSQIYHD; from the coding sequence ATGAACACGAGCGCCCACGACTTCGCCACCACGGGTCGACCGCGACTGCAGGGAAAACACGCCTTGATCACGGGCGCAGGCAGCGGCATCGGCAGCGCCATTGCCGAACTCTTCGCACGCGAGGGAGCCGACCTGGCCCTGCTCGACCTTACCGCGGCCCCGGCAAAGGCCGTGGGTGATGCACTGATGAAGACGACTGGGCGTCGCATGGTGGCCGTGGGTGCCGACGTTTCCTCGGCGACGCAGGTCGATACCGCCATTGCCGAGGCCATAGATGCACTCGGCGGCCTGGACATCCTGATCAACTGCGCGGGCATCAATGTGTTCGGCGACCCGCTGCAGACCACCGAACAGGACTGGCGCCGTTGCCTGGATACGAACCTGGCGGGCGCTTGGCACTGCATCCGCGCAGCACTGCCCACCATGCTTGCCGCCGGCTACGGACACGTCGTCAACATCGCATCGGTACATGGTCACAAGATCATCCCCGGTGCATTCCCCTACCCCGTCGCCAAGCACGGCCTGATCGGACTGACCCGTTCGCTCGGCATCGAATACGCCGCACGCGGCATTCGCGTGAACTCCATCTCGCCCGGCCTGATCATGACGCCGGCGGCCGAACGCTATTTCCAGTCCTGCCCGGATCCCGAGGCTGAGCGCCTTCGTCAGGCCGAACTGCTGCCTTGCAAGCGCATCGGCAAACCCGAGGAAGTCGCCTACGCGGCGCTGTTTCTGGCCAGCGACGAAGCGCGCTTCGTCAACGCCACCGATCTGCTGATCGATGGCGGACGCAGCCAGATCTATCACGACTGA
- a CDS encoding aldose 1-epimerase — MTRMIELEGTGLTAGICPSFGGGMAFLDAQQGDARIPLMRPLRPPAMPTDAFEPNRLACYPLVPWSNRIDHGGFEFESTRVSLPLNRADDPYPIHGTGWQRAWRVERQDSNGVELALDDATPGAYAYRANQHYALHDDTLRIALTVRNEGDASLPFGLGLHPFFLLHGGARLRAAATQVWLNDGQSPMPVERVDVPPAWDFRDGRAIPGEELNHCFTGWNGQATIEWPGLGLALDLAANVDAFILYTPVGADFFCFEPVDHCIDAVHRSGGPMAHGMTRLSPGEPLSRHFAFRVRPLGATGAPLLAVNP, encoded by the coding sequence ATGACCCGCATGATCGAGTTGGAAGGCACGGGACTGACTGCCGGCATCTGCCCGTCGTTCGGCGGCGGCATGGCCTTTCTTGATGCACAACAGGGAGACGCCCGCATCCCGCTCATGCGCCCGCTGCGACCACCGGCCATGCCAACGGATGCGTTTGAGCCAAACCGATTGGCCTGCTACCCGCTGGTGCCGTGGAGCAACCGCATCGACCATGGCGGCTTTGAATTCGAAAGCACCCGCGTTTCGCTGCCGCTGAACCGCGCCGATGACCCGTACCCGATCCACGGCACCGGGTGGCAGCGCGCATGGCGGGTCGAACGGCAAGATTCCAACGGGGTCGAGCTCGCGCTGGATGACGCTACACCGGGCGCCTATGCGTACCGCGCCAACCAGCACTATGCACTGCACGACGACACACTGCGAATCGCACTGACTGTACGCAACGAAGGTGACGCCAGCTTGCCGTTTGGCCTGGGGCTACACCCCTTCTTCCTGCTTCACGGCGGCGCACGATTACGCGCCGCCGCCACTCAGGTCTGGCTCAACGACGGGCAGTCGCCGATGCCGGTCGAGCGCGTCGACGTGCCGCCCGCCTGGGATTTTCGCGATGGTCGCGCCATCCCCGGCGAGGAGCTCAACCACTGCTTTACCGGATGGAATGGCCAGGCCACCATCGAGTGGCCCGGCCTGGGGCTGGCGCTGGACCTGGCCGCCAACGTGGACGCCTTCATTCTCTACACGCCCGTGGGCGCCGACTTTTTCTGTTTCGAACCGGTGGACCATTGCATCGATGCGGTGCACCGTTCCGGCGGCCCGATGGCCCATGGCATGACGCGACTGTCACCGGGCGAACCATTGAGCCGACACTTTGCGTTCCGGGTGCGCCCACTGGGAGCTACCGGTGCTCCGCTTCTCGCTGTTAATCCCTGA
- a CDS encoding FadR/GntR family transcriptional regulator — translation MTKRSTPPSPARPRHLPVATTSSRSLYGHVVHELGQRIIGGDIKPGELLPREELLAEELEVSRTALREGMKVLVAKGLVESRPKVGTRVRDTRAWHQLDADVLAWRCALMPTEDFVRKLADMREVIEPAAAATAAKYRTYEQLRQIEEAFAAMEAAANLDAWADADLAFHEAVLNATNNELMVSLFTVIESAMATFFVLSARTAKNFKDALPLHGEVLDAIRRSDPDAARGAMLAMVEESRANMRRGSAERG, via the coding sequence ATGACCAAACGCTCCACTCCGCCTTCACCGGCTCGCCCGCGCCATCTCCCGGTGGCCACCACGTCGTCGCGCAGCCTGTATGGCCATGTGGTGCACGAACTGGGTCAGCGCATCATCGGTGGCGACATCAAGCCCGGCGAGCTTCTGCCGCGCGAGGAGTTGCTCGCTGAAGAACTCGAGGTAAGCCGTACCGCCCTGCGCGAAGGCATGAAGGTGCTGGTTGCGAAGGGCCTGGTGGAATCCCGGCCCAAGGTCGGCACGCGCGTGCGCGACACGCGCGCATGGCATCAGCTCGATGCCGACGTACTGGCCTGGCGCTGTGCGCTGATGCCCACCGAGGATTTCGTGCGCAAGCTTGCCGACATGCGCGAGGTGATCGAGCCGGCCGCTGCGGCCACGGCCGCGAAGTACCGTACCTACGAACAGCTTCGCCAGATCGAAGAGGCGTTTGCGGCCATGGAGGCGGCGGCCAACCTGGACGCCTGGGCCGATGCCGACCTGGCCTTTCACGAGGCGGTGCTCAATGCCACCAACAACGAGTTGATGGTTTCGCTGTTCACCGTGATCGAAAGCGCCATGGCGACGTTCTTTGTGCTTTCCGCGCGCACGGCCAAGAACTTCAAGGATGCACTGCCGCTTCATGGCGAGGTGCTTGATGCGATCCGTCGCAGCGATCCCGACGCGGCCCGCGGCGCCATGCTGGCGATGGTGGAAGAGTCGCGCGCCAATATGCGCAGGGGCAGCGCGGAGCGCGGCTGA
- a CDS encoding IclR family transcriptional regulator has protein sequence MAAESPKYRAPALDKGLDILELLARAVAPLTIAEISEGVGRSRGEIFRMLQVLEERDYISRPDGEGRYALTPRLFRLGMEQPPVKSLVETALPVMHRLADDIDQSCHLVVPSQEQIVVIARVDPPGEIGLVVRVGHRRPISHSASGLVLLAWQDDEMRERWFTMMMAHEPDLRRAPVETAIRDIRAAGVATIASQVVDGVTDISAPVMQHDRAICALTIPFIERRGSTLDMAKTTRLLIEASHEVSAALTHGSAPSQGN, from the coding sequence ATGGCTGCTGAGTCTCCCAAATACCGCGCGCCCGCCCTCGACAAGGGCCTGGACATCCTGGAACTGCTGGCACGCGCCGTTGCCCCGCTGACCATTGCGGAGATCTCCGAAGGCGTGGGCCGTTCGCGCGGCGAGATTTTCCGCATGCTGCAGGTGCTGGAAGAACGCGACTACATCAGCCGCCCGGATGGTGAAGGCCGCTATGCGCTCACGCCACGGCTGTTCCGCCTCGGCATGGAGCAGCCACCGGTGAAAAGCCTGGTGGAAACCGCGCTGCCCGTCATGCACCGGCTGGCCGATGACATCGACCAGTCGTGCCACCTGGTGGTGCCGTCACAGGAACAGATCGTGGTGATCGCGCGCGTCGATCCGCCGGGCGAAATCGGACTGGTGGTGCGCGTGGGCCATCGTCGCCCGATCTCCCACTCCGCATCCGGTCTGGTGCTGCTGGCGTGGCAGGACGACGAAATGCGCGAGCGCTGGTTCACCATGATGATGGCGCACGAGCCGGACCTGCGCCGCGCCCCGGTGGAAACCGCGATACGCGACATCCGGGCCGCCGGCGTGGCCACCATTGCCAGCCAGGTGGTGGATGGCGTCACCGACATCTCCGCGCCGGTGATGCAGCACGACCGCGCCATCTGCGCCCTGACCATCCCCTTCATCGAACGTCGCGGCTCCACGCTCGACATGGCGAAAACCACGCGCCTGCTGATCGAGGCAAGCCACGAAGTGTCCGCGGCATTGACGCACGGCTCCGCGCCATCACAGGGCAACTGA
- the fucP gene encoding L-fucose:H+ symporter permease, with amino-acid sequence MHPQAPPTTAGGRFRGSTPLLPLALIVSLFFLWGVANNLNDVLVAQFKKTFTLSDFQAALVQSAFYLGYFVVALPAGAFMRRHGYKSAVVLGLCLYGVGALLFWPAAAHAAYPMFLAALFVIACGLAFLETSANPYVTLLGPAESAAARLNLAQAFNPLGSIVGVLVGQRFILSGVEHTPAELAGMSAGARDAFMRGEAAAVQIPYLVIGLCVLAWALVILLTRFPPTDMGEESTPAMRGVLRRLLRDGRLLGAVAAQFFYVGAQVAVFSHMIRYTQATMPGTSDKMAASFVTAGLVCFMVGRFAGAALMKHFKASRVLALFALANVLLMVLAAFVPGRAGIYALVASSFFMSVMYPTIFALGVEGRDDDERKLGAALLVMAIIGGAVLTAAMGVASDRVGIAHAMLVPAVCFVAIFLFAQQRRQHAVAGATA; translated from the coding sequence ATGCACCCACAAGCCCCGCCGACGACGGCAGGTGGCCGCTTCAGGGGGAGCACACCGCTGCTGCCTCTCGCATTGATCGTAAGTCTTTTCTTCCTCTGGGGCGTTGCCAACAACCTCAACGACGTCCTGGTGGCGCAGTTCAAGAAGACTTTCACGCTGTCGGATTTCCAGGCGGCGCTGGTGCAGAGCGCGTTCTATCTCGGTTACTTCGTGGTGGCGCTTCCGGCGGGTGCGTTCATGCGGCGCCACGGCTACAAGTCTGCCGTGGTGCTTGGCTTGTGCCTCTACGGTGTGGGCGCCCTGTTGTTCTGGCCGGCGGCGGCGCACGCGGCCTACCCGATGTTCCTCGCGGCCTTGTTCGTGATCGCCTGCGGCCTGGCCTTTCTGGAAACCTCGGCCAATCCTTACGTCACGCTGCTCGGCCCTGCGGAGTCTGCTGCCGCGCGGCTCAATCTGGCCCAGGCCTTCAACCCGCTGGGCTCCATCGTCGGCGTGCTCGTCGGCCAGCGCTTCATCCTGAGTGGCGTGGAGCACACGCCGGCGGAATTGGCGGGCATGAGCGCGGGCGCCCGCGATGCCTTCATGCGAGGCGAAGCAGCAGCGGTGCAGATTCCCTATCTGGTGATCGGTTTGTGCGTGCTCGCCTGGGCCCTGGTGATCCTGCTGACCCGTTTTCCGCCCACTGACATGGGCGAAGAATCCACGCCAGCCATGCGCGGGGTGCTCAGGCGCCTGCTGCGTGATGGCCGCCTGCTGGGCGCCGTTGCCGCGCAGTTTTTCTACGTGGGTGCGCAGGTCGCCGTGTTCAGTCACATGATCCGTTACACGCAGGCGACCATGCCGGGTACCTCGGACAAGATGGCGGCGAGCTTCGTTACCGCCGGGCTGGTGTGTTTCATGGTCGGCCGCTTTGCGGGTGCCGCGCTGATGAAGCACTTCAAGGCCTCGCGCGTGCTCGCGTTGTTCGCGCTGGCGAATGTGCTGCTGATGGTGCTGGCGGCCTTCGTGCCGGGGCGCGCGGGCATCTATGCGCTGGTGGCGTCGAGCTTCTTCATGTCGGTGATGTATCCCACCATCTTCGCGCTGGGCGTGGAGGGCAGGGATGATGATGAGCGCAAGCTGGGTGCCGCGCTGCTGGTCATGGCCATCATCGGCGGCGCCGTGCTGACCGCGGCCATGGGCGTGGCGTCGGATCGCGTGGGCATCGCGCACGCCATGCTGGTGCCGGCCGTGTGTTTCGTGGCGATCTTCCTGTTTGCCCAGCAGCGCCGGCAGCATGCCGTGGCGGGAGCGACGGCATGA
- a CDS encoding L-rhamnose mutarotase, producing MTWQCLALDLRDDPSLIAEYENWHRRENIWPEIVASIRQAGILDMQIFRTGTRLVMLMRVSPDFDPAAKAAADAASARVQAWEALMSTYQQPLPWAAAGQKWLPMERIFDLAGCDG from the coding sequence ATGACCTGGCAATGCCTGGCGCTGGACCTGCGCGACGATCCCTCGCTCATCGCCGAATACGAAAACTGGCACCGTCGCGAAAACATCTGGCCGGAGATCGTGGCCTCGATCCGCCAGGCGGGCATCCTGGACATGCAGATCTTCCGCACGGGCACGCGCCTGGTGATGCTGATGCGTGTGTCGCCGGATTTCGATCCGGCCGCCAAGGCCGCGGCGGACGCCGCCAGTGCGCGCGTGCAGGCTTGGGAGGCGCTGATGTCCACCTATCAGCAGCCGCTGCCTTGGGCGGCGGCCGGGCAGAAGTGGCTGCCGATGGAGCGGATCTTCGATCTGGCCGGTTGCGACGGCTGA